One part of the Macaca mulatta isolate MMU2019108-1 chromosome 6, T2T-MMU8v2.0, whole genome shotgun sequence genome encodes these proteins:
- the HARS2 gene encoding histidine--tRNA ligase, mitochondrial isoform X14: protein MPLLGLLPRRAWAALLSQLLRPPCASCTGAVRCQSQVAEAVLTSQLKAHQEKPNFIIKIPKETLTEKYGEDSGLMYDLKDQGGELLSLRYDLTVPFARYLAMSKVKKMKRYHVGKVWRRESPSIVQGRYREFCQCDFDIAGQFDPMIPDAECLKIMCEILSGLQLGDFLIKVNDRRIVDGMFAACGVPESKFRAICSSIDKLDKMAWKDVRHEMVAKKGLAPEVADRIGDYVQCHGGVSLVEQMFQDPRLSQNKQALEGLEDLKLLFEYLNLFGIAEKISFDLSLARGLDYYTGVIYEAVLLQTPTQAGEEPLNVGSVAAGGRYDGLVGMFDPKGHKVPCVGLSIGVERIFYIVEQRMKTKGEKVRTTETQVFVATPQKNFLQERLKLITELWDAGIKAEMLYKNNPKLLTQLHYCESTGIPLVVIIGEQELKEGIIKIRSVASREEVAIKRENLVAEIQKRLSES from the exons ATGCCCCTGCTCGGACTTCTTCCCAGGAGGGCCTGGGCTGCGCTGCTCAGCCAGCTCCTGCGACCGCCCTGCGCTTCTTGCACCGGGGCGGTCCGTTGCCAAAGCCAG GTTGCAGAGGCAGTGTTAACATCCCAACTGAAAGCACATCAAGAGAAACCAAATTTTATTATCAAGATCCCAAAG GAAACACTGACTGAGAAGTATGGAGAGGACTCTGGGCTCATGTATGATCTGAAGGATCAAGGTGGAGAGCTGTTGTCCCTCCGCTATGACCTTACT GTTCCCTTTGCTCGTTATTTGGCCATGAGTAAGGTGAAGAAGATGAAACGTTATCATGTTGGAAAGGTGTGGCGGCGAGAGAGCCCAAGCATAGTCCAAGGCCGCTACAGGGAGTTCTGCCAGTGT GATTTTGACATTGCTGGTCAGTTTGACCCTATGATCCCTGATGCAGAGTGTTTGAAGATCATGTGTGAAATCCTAAGTGGATTGCAGTTGGGAGACTTTCTCATTAAG GTAAATGACCGGCGGATTGTGGATGGGATGTTTGCTGCCTGTGGTGTTCCTGAAAGCAAGTTCCGTGCCATCTGCTCCTCCATAGATAAACTAGACAAG ATGGCTTGGAAAGATGTGAGACATGAGATGGTGGCGAAGAAAGGCCTGGCTCCTGAGGTGGCTGATCGAATTGGGGATTATGTCCAATGTCATG GTGGGGTATCCCTGGTAGAGCAAATGTTTCAGGATCCCAGACTATCCCAGAACAAGCAGGCCCTGGAGGGCCTGGAAGACCTGAAGCTGCTATTTGAATACCTGAATTTATTTGGAATTGCTGAGAAG ATCTCATTTGACCTCAGCCTGGCTCGGGGCCTAGACTACTATACAGGAGTGATCTATGAAGCAGTGCTGCTGCAGACCCCAACTCAGGCTGGGGAGGAGCCCCTGAATGTAGGCAGTGTGGCTGCTGGTGGGCGCTATGACGGGCTGGTGGGCATGTTTGACCCCAAGGGCCACAAGGTGCCATGTGTGGGACTCAGCATTGGGGTTGAACGCATCTTCTACATTGTGGAGCAGAGGATGAAG ACCAAAGGTGAGAAGGTGCGGACTACAGAGACTCAAGTGTTTGTGGCCACACCACAGAAGAACTTTCTCCAAGAACGGTTGAAACTTATTACAGAGCTTTGGGATGCTGGAATCAAG GCAGAGATGCTATACAAGAACAACCCCAAACTATTAACCCAGCTGCACTATTGTGAGAGCACAGGCATTCCACTGGTGGTCATTATTGGTGAGCAAGAACTGAAAGAAGGGATCATCAAGATCCGTTCGGTGGCCAGCAGAGAGGAG GTGGCCATTAAACGGGAAAATCTTGTGGCTGAAATTCAGAAGCGACTGTCTGAGTCTTGA
- the HARS2 gene encoding histidine--tRNA ligase, mitochondrial isoform X10 has translation MPLLGLLPRRAWAALLSQLLRPPCASCTGAVRCQSQGTRDLSPQHMVVREKILDLVISCFKRHGAKGMDTPAFELKETLTEKYGEDSGLMYDLKDQGGELLSLRYDLTVPFARYLAMSKVKKMKRYHVGKVWRRESPSIVQGRYREFCQCDFDIAGQFDPMIPDAECLKIMCEILSGLQLGDFLIKVNDRRIVDGMFAACGVPESKFRAICSSIDKLDKMAWKDVRHEMVAKKGLAPEVADRIGDYVQCHGGVSLVEQMFQDPRLSQNKQALEGLEDLKLLFEYLNLFGIAEKISFDLSLARGLDYYTGVIYEAVLLQTPTQAGEEPLNVGSVAAGGRYDGLVGMFDPKGHKVPCVGLSIGVERIFYIVEQRMKTKGEKVRTTETQVFVATPQKNFLQERLKLITELWDAGIKAEMLYKNNPKLLTQLHYCESTGIPLVVIIGEQELKEGIIKIRSVASREEVAIKRENLVAEIQKRLSES, from the exons ATGCCCCTGCTCGGACTTCTTCCCAGGAGGGCCTGGGCTGCGCTGCTCAGCCAGCTCCTGCGACCGCCCTGCGCTTCTTGCACCGGGGCGGTCCGTTGCCAAAGCCAG GGTACCAGGGATCTTAGTCCTCAGCATATGGTTGTGAGGGAGAAAATTCTTGATTTGGTTATCAGCTGCTTTAAACGTCATGGAGCaaaggggatggataccccagcATTTGAGCTGAAG GAAACACTGACTGAGAAGTATGGAGAGGACTCTGGGCTCATGTATGATCTGAAGGATCAAGGTGGAGAGCTGTTGTCCCTCCGCTATGACCTTACT GTTCCCTTTGCTCGTTATTTGGCCATGAGTAAGGTGAAGAAGATGAAACGTTATCATGTTGGAAAGGTGTGGCGGCGAGAGAGCCCAAGCATAGTCCAAGGCCGCTACAGGGAGTTCTGCCAGTGT GATTTTGACATTGCTGGTCAGTTTGACCCTATGATCCCTGATGCAGAGTGTTTGAAGATCATGTGTGAAATCCTAAGTGGATTGCAGTTGGGAGACTTTCTCATTAAG GTAAATGACCGGCGGATTGTGGATGGGATGTTTGCTGCCTGTGGTGTTCCTGAAAGCAAGTTCCGTGCCATCTGCTCCTCCATAGATAAACTAGACAAG ATGGCTTGGAAAGATGTGAGACATGAGATGGTGGCGAAGAAAGGCCTGGCTCCTGAGGTGGCTGATCGAATTGGGGATTATGTCCAATGTCATG GTGGGGTATCCCTGGTAGAGCAAATGTTTCAGGATCCCAGACTATCCCAGAACAAGCAGGCCCTGGAGGGCCTGGAAGACCTGAAGCTGCTATTTGAATACCTGAATTTATTTGGAATTGCTGAGAAG ATCTCATTTGACCTCAGCCTGGCTCGGGGCCTAGACTACTATACAGGAGTGATCTATGAAGCAGTGCTGCTGCAGACCCCAACTCAGGCTGGGGAGGAGCCCCTGAATGTAGGCAGTGTGGCTGCTGGTGGGCGCTATGACGGGCTGGTGGGCATGTTTGACCCCAAGGGCCACAAGGTGCCATGTGTGGGACTCAGCATTGGGGTTGAACGCATCTTCTACATTGTGGAGCAGAGGATGAAG ACCAAAGGTGAGAAGGTGCGGACTACAGAGACTCAAGTGTTTGTGGCCACACCACAGAAGAACTTTCTCCAAGAACGGTTGAAACTTATTACAGAGCTTTGGGATGCTGGAATCAAG GCAGAGATGCTATACAAGAACAACCCCAAACTATTAACCCAGCTGCACTATTGTGAGAGCACAGGCATTCCACTGGTGGTCATTATTGGTGAGCAAGAACTGAAAGAAGGGATCATCAAGATCCGTTCGGTGGCCAGCAGAGAGGAG GTGGCCATTAAACGGGAAAATCTTGTGGCTGAAATTCAGAAGCGACTGTCTGAGTCTTGA
- the HARS2 gene encoding histidine--tRNA ligase, mitochondrial isoform X17 — MPLLGLLPRRAWAALLSQLLRPPCASCTGAVRCQSQDFDIAGQFDPMIPDAECLKIMCEILSGLQLGDFLIKVNDRRIVDGMFAACGVPESKFRAICSSIDKLDKMAWKDVRHEMVAKKGLAPEVADRIGDYVQCHGGVSLVEQMFQDPRLSQNKQALEGLEDLKLLFEYLNLFGIAEKISFDLSLARGLDYYTGVIYEAVLLQTPTQAGEEPLNVGSVAAGGRYDGLVGMFDPKGHKVPCVGLSIGVERIFYIVEQRMKTKGEKVRTTETQVFVATPQKNFLQERLKLITELWDAGIKAEMLYKNNPKLLTQLHYCESTGIPLVVIIGEQELKEGIIKIRSVASREEVAIKRENLVAEIQKRLSES, encoded by the exons ATGCCCCTGCTCGGACTTCTTCCCAGGAGGGCCTGGGCTGCGCTGCTCAGCCAGCTCCTGCGACCGCCCTGCGCTTCTTGCACCGGGGCGGTCCGTTGCCAAAGCCAG GATTTTGACATTGCTGGTCAGTTTGACCCTATGATCCCTGATGCAGAGTGTTTGAAGATCATGTGTGAAATCCTAAGTGGATTGCAGTTGGGAGACTTTCTCATTAAG GTAAATGACCGGCGGATTGTGGATGGGATGTTTGCTGCCTGTGGTGTTCCTGAAAGCAAGTTCCGTGCCATCTGCTCCTCCATAGATAAACTAGACAAG ATGGCTTGGAAAGATGTGAGACATGAGATGGTGGCGAAGAAAGGCCTGGCTCCTGAGGTGGCTGATCGAATTGGGGATTATGTCCAATGTCATG GTGGGGTATCCCTGGTAGAGCAAATGTTTCAGGATCCCAGACTATCCCAGAACAAGCAGGCCCTGGAGGGCCTGGAAGACCTGAAGCTGCTATTTGAATACCTGAATTTATTTGGAATTGCTGAGAAG ATCTCATTTGACCTCAGCCTGGCTCGGGGCCTAGACTACTATACAGGAGTGATCTATGAAGCAGTGCTGCTGCAGACCCCAACTCAGGCTGGGGAGGAGCCCCTGAATGTAGGCAGTGTGGCTGCTGGTGGGCGCTATGACGGGCTGGTGGGCATGTTTGACCCCAAGGGCCACAAGGTGCCATGTGTGGGACTCAGCATTGGGGTTGAACGCATCTTCTACATTGTGGAGCAGAGGATGAAG ACCAAAGGTGAGAAGGTGCGGACTACAGAGACTCAAGTGTTTGTGGCCACACCACAGAAGAACTTTCTCCAAGAACGGTTGAAACTTATTACAGAGCTTTGGGATGCTGGAATCAAG GCAGAGATGCTATACAAGAACAACCCCAAACTATTAACCCAGCTGCACTATTGTGAGAGCACAGGCATTCCACTGGTGGTCATTATTGGTGAGCAAGAACTGAAAGAAGGGATCATCAAGATCCGTTCGGTGGCCAGCAGAGAGGAG GTGGCCATTAAACGGGAAAATCTTGTGGCTGAAATTCAGAAGCGACTGTCTGAGTCTTGA
- the HARS2 gene encoding histidine--tRNA ligase, mitochondrial isoform X1, whose product MPLLGLLPRRAWAALLSQLLRPPCASCTGAVRCQSQVAEAVLTSQLKAHQEKPNFIIKIPKGTRDLSPQHMVVREKILDLVISCFKRHGAKGMDTPAFELKETLTEKYGEDSGLMYDLKDQGGELLSLRYDLTYPSSLTDLCEVPFARYLAMSKVKKMKRYHVGKVWRRESPSIVQGRYREFCQCDFDIAGQFDPMIPDAECLKIMCEILSGLQLGDFLIKVNDRRIVDGMFAACGVPESKFRAICSSIDKLDKMAWKDVRHEMVAKKGLAPEVADRIGDYVQCHGGVSLVEQMFQDPRLSQNKQALEGLEDLKLLFEYLNLFGIAEKISFDLSLARGLDYYTGVIYEAVLLQTPTQAGEEPLNVGSVAAGGRYDGLVGMFDPKGHKVPCVGLSIGVERIFYIVEQRMKTKGEKVRTTETQVFVATPQKNFLQERLKLITELWDAGIKAEMLYKNNPKLLTQLHYCESTGIPLVVIIGEQELKEGIIKIRSVASREEVSGSSRNRRDELFLPFPDFVRNMHLLAEKLSPWLIVVEMNKHPLQMTTAACEYWLCGQKKDK is encoded by the exons ATGCCCCTGCTCGGACTTCTTCCCAGGAGGGCCTGGGCTGCGCTGCTCAGCCAGCTCCTGCGACCGCCCTGCGCTTCTTGCACCGGGGCGGTCCGTTGCCAAAGCCAG GTTGCAGAGGCAGTGTTAACATCCCAACTGAAAGCACATCAAGAGAAACCAAATTTTATTATCAAGATCCCAAAG GGTACCAGGGATCTTAGTCCTCAGCATATGGTTGTGAGGGAGAAAATTCTTGATTTGGTTATCAGCTGCTTTAAACGTCATGGAGCaaaggggatggataccccagcATTTGAGCTGAAG GAAACACTGACTGAGAAGTATGGAGAGGACTCTGGGCTCATGTATGATCTGAAGGATCAAGGTGGAGAGCTGTTGTCCCTCCGCTATGACCTTACT TATCCCTCTTCCTTAACCGATTTATGTGAGGTTCCCTTTGCTCGTTATTTGGCCATGAGTAAGGTGAAGAAGATGAAACGTTATCATGTTGGAAAGGTGTGGCGGCGAGAGAGCCCAAGCATAGTCCAAGGCCGCTACAGGGAGTTCTGCCAGTGT GATTTTGACATTGCTGGTCAGTTTGACCCTATGATCCCTGATGCAGAGTGTTTGAAGATCATGTGTGAAATCCTAAGTGGATTGCAGTTGGGAGACTTTCTCATTAAG GTAAATGACCGGCGGATTGTGGATGGGATGTTTGCTGCCTGTGGTGTTCCTGAAAGCAAGTTCCGTGCCATCTGCTCCTCCATAGATAAACTAGACAAG ATGGCTTGGAAAGATGTGAGACATGAGATGGTGGCGAAGAAAGGCCTGGCTCCTGAGGTGGCTGATCGAATTGGGGATTATGTCCAATGTCATG GTGGGGTATCCCTGGTAGAGCAAATGTTTCAGGATCCCAGACTATCCCAGAACAAGCAGGCCCTGGAGGGCCTGGAAGACCTGAAGCTGCTATTTGAATACCTGAATTTATTTGGAATTGCTGAGAAG ATCTCATTTGACCTCAGCCTGGCTCGGGGCCTAGACTACTATACAGGAGTGATCTATGAAGCAGTGCTGCTGCAGACCCCAACTCAGGCTGGGGAGGAGCCCCTGAATGTAGGCAGTGTGGCTGCTGGTGGGCGCTATGACGGGCTGGTGGGCATGTTTGACCCCAAGGGCCACAAGGTGCCATGTGTGGGACTCAGCATTGGGGTTGAACGCATCTTCTACATTGTGGAGCAGAGGATGAAG ACCAAAGGTGAGAAGGTGCGGACTACAGAGACTCAAGTGTTTGTGGCCACACCACAGAAGAACTTTCTCCAAGAACGGTTGAAACTTATTACAGAGCTTTGGGATGCTGGAATCAAG GCAGAGATGCTATACAAGAACAACCCCAAACTATTAACCCAGCTGCACTATTGTGAGAGCACAGGCATTCCACTGGTGGTCATTATTGGTGAGCAAGAACTGAAAGAAGGGATCATCAAGATCCGTTCGGTGGCCAGCAGAGAGGAGGTGAGTGGCAGCAGCAGAAATAGAAGGGACGAATTGTTTCTGCCTTTCCCAGATTTTGTAAGAAATATGCATCTTCTGGCTGAGAAATTATCTCCATGGTTAATAGTGGTAGAGATGAACAAGCACCCACTCCAGATGACCACTGCAGCCTGTGAGTATTGGCTGTGTGGCCAGAAGAAAGACAAATGA
- the HARS2 gene encoding histidine--tRNA ligase, mitochondrial isoform X4, giving the protein MPLLGLLPRRAWAALLSQLLRPPCASCTGAVRCQSQGTRDLSPQHMVVREKILDLVISCFKRHGAKGMDTPAFELKETLTEKYGEDSGLMYDLKDQGGELLSLRYDLTVPFARYLAMSKVKKMKRYHVGKVWRRESPSIVQGRYREFCQCDFDIAGQFDPMIPDAECLKIMCEILSGLQLGDFLIKVNDRRIVDGMFAACGVPESKFRAICSSIDKLDKMAWKDVRHEMVAKKGLAPEVADRIGDYVQCHGGVSLVEQMFQDPRLSQNKQALEGLEDLKLLFEYLNLFGIAEKISFDLSLARGLDYYTGVIYEAVLLQTPTQAGEEPLNVGSVAAGGRYDGLVGMFDPKGHKVPCVGLSIGVERIFYIVEQRMKTKGEKVRTTETQVFVATPQKNFLQERLKLITELWDAGIKAEMLYKNNPKLLTQLHYCESTGIPLVVIIGEQELKEGIIKIRSVASREEVSGSSRNRRDELFLPFPDFVRNMHLLAEKLSPWLIVVEMNKHPLQMTTAACEYWLCGQKKDK; this is encoded by the exons ATGCCCCTGCTCGGACTTCTTCCCAGGAGGGCCTGGGCTGCGCTGCTCAGCCAGCTCCTGCGACCGCCCTGCGCTTCTTGCACCGGGGCGGTCCGTTGCCAAAGCCAG GGTACCAGGGATCTTAGTCCTCAGCATATGGTTGTGAGGGAGAAAATTCTTGATTTGGTTATCAGCTGCTTTAAACGTCATGGAGCaaaggggatggataccccagcATTTGAGCTGAAG GAAACACTGACTGAGAAGTATGGAGAGGACTCTGGGCTCATGTATGATCTGAAGGATCAAGGTGGAGAGCTGTTGTCCCTCCGCTATGACCTTACT GTTCCCTTTGCTCGTTATTTGGCCATGAGTAAGGTGAAGAAGATGAAACGTTATCATGTTGGAAAGGTGTGGCGGCGAGAGAGCCCAAGCATAGTCCAAGGCCGCTACAGGGAGTTCTGCCAGTGT GATTTTGACATTGCTGGTCAGTTTGACCCTATGATCCCTGATGCAGAGTGTTTGAAGATCATGTGTGAAATCCTAAGTGGATTGCAGTTGGGAGACTTTCTCATTAAG GTAAATGACCGGCGGATTGTGGATGGGATGTTTGCTGCCTGTGGTGTTCCTGAAAGCAAGTTCCGTGCCATCTGCTCCTCCATAGATAAACTAGACAAG ATGGCTTGGAAAGATGTGAGACATGAGATGGTGGCGAAGAAAGGCCTGGCTCCTGAGGTGGCTGATCGAATTGGGGATTATGTCCAATGTCATG GTGGGGTATCCCTGGTAGAGCAAATGTTTCAGGATCCCAGACTATCCCAGAACAAGCAGGCCCTGGAGGGCCTGGAAGACCTGAAGCTGCTATTTGAATACCTGAATTTATTTGGAATTGCTGAGAAG ATCTCATTTGACCTCAGCCTGGCTCGGGGCCTAGACTACTATACAGGAGTGATCTATGAAGCAGTGCTGCTGCAGACCCCAACTCAGGCTGGGGAGGAGCCCCTGAATGTAGGCAGTGTGGCTGCTGGTGGGCGCTATGACGGGCTGGTGGGCATGTTTGACCCCAAGGGCCACAAGGTGCCATGTGTGGGACTCAGCATTGGGGTTGAACGCATCTTCTACATTGTGGAGCAGAGGATGAAG ACCAAAGGTGAGAAGGTGCGGACTACAGAGACTCAAGTGTTTGTGGCCACACCACAGAAGAACTTTCTCCAAGAACGGTTGAAACTTATTACAGAGCTTTGGGATGCTGGAATCAAG GCAGAGATGCTATACAAGAACAACCCCAAACTATTAACCCAGCTGCACTATTGTGAGAGCACAGGCATTCCACTGGTGGTCATTATTGGTGAGCAAGAACTGAAAGAAGGGATCATCAAGATCCGTTCGGTGGCCAGCAGAGAGGAGGTGAGTGGCAGCAGCAGAAATAGAAGGGACGAATTGTTTCTGCCTTTCCCAGATTTTGTAAGAAATATGCATCTTCTGGCTGAGAAATTATCTCCATGGTTAATAGTGGTAGAGATGAACAAGCACCCACTCCAGATGACCACTGCAGCCTGTGAGTATTGGCTGTGTGGCCAGAAGAAAGACAAATGA
- the HARS2 gene encoding histidine--tRNA ligase, mitochondrial isoform X11, with product MPLLGLLPRRAWAALLSQLLRPPCASCTGAVRCQSQVAEAVLTSQLKAHQEKPNFIIKIPKETLTEKYGEDSGLMYDLKDQGGELLSLRYDLTYPSSLTDLCEVPFARYLAMSKVKKMKRYHVGKVWRRESPSIVQGRYREFCQCDFDIAGQFDPMIPDAECLKIMCEILSGLQLGDFLIKVNDRRIVDGMFAACGVPESKFRAICSSIDKLDKMAWKDVRHEMVAKKGLAPEVADRIGDYVQCHGGVSLVEQMFQDPRLSQNKQALEGLEDLKLLFEYLNLFGIAEKISFDLSLARGLDYYTGVIYEAVLLQTPTQAGEEPLNVGSVAAGGRYDGLVGMFDPKGHKVPCVGLSIGVERIFYIVEQRMKTKGEKVRTTETQVFVATPQKNFLQERLKLITELWDAGIKAEMLYKNNPKLLTQLHYCESTGIPLVVIIGEQELKEGIIKIRSVASREEVAIKRENLVAEIQKRLSES from the exons ATGCCCCTGCTCGGACTTCTTCCCAGGAGGGCCTGGGCTGCGCTGCTCAGCCAGCTCCTGCGACCGCCCTGCGCTTCTTGCACCGGGGCGGTCCGTTGCCAAAGCCAG GTTGCAGAGGCAGTGTTAACATCCCAACTGAAAGCACATCAAGAGAAACCAAATTTTATTATCAAGATCCCAAAG GAAACACTGACTGAGAAGTATGGAGAGGACTCTGGGCTCATGTATGATCTGAAGGATCAAGGTGGAGAGCTGTTGTCCCTCCGCTATGACCTTACT TATCCCTCTTCCTTAACCGATTTATGTGAGGTTCCCTTTGCTCGTTATTTGGCCATGAGTAAGGTGAAGAAGATGAAACGTTATCATGTTGGAAAGGTGTGGCGGCGAGAGAGCCCAAGCATAGTCCAAGGCCGCTACAGGGAGTTCTGCCAGTGT GATTTTGACATTGCTGGTCAGTTTGACCCTATGATCCCTGATGCAGAGTGTTTGAAGATCATGTGTGAAATCCTAAGTGGATTGCAGTTGGGAGACTTTCTCATTAAG GTAAATGACCGGCGGATTGTGGATGGGATGTTTGCTGCCTGTGGTGTTCCTGAAAGCAAGTTCCGTGCCATCTGCTCCTCCATAGATAAACTAGACAAG ATGGCTTGGAAAGATGTGAGACATGAGATGGTGGCGAAGAAAGGCCTGGCTCCTGAGGTGGCTGATCGAATTGGGGATTATGTCCAATGTCATG GTGGGGTATCCCTGGTAGAGCAAATGTTTCAGGATCCCAGACTATCCCAGAACAAGCAGGCCCTGGAGGGCCTGGAAGACCTGAAGCTGCTATTTGAATACCTGAATTTATTTGGAATTGCTGAGAAG ATCTCATTTGACCTCAGCCTGGCTCGGGGCCTAGACTACTATACAGGAGTGATCTATGAAGCAGTGCTGCTGCAGACCCCAACTCAGGCTGGGGAGGAGCCCCTGAATGTAGGCAGTGTGGCTGCTGGTGGGCGCTATGACGGGCTGGTGGGCATGTTTGACCCCAAGGGCCACAAGGTGCCATGTGTGGGACTCAGCATTGGGGTTGAACGCATCTTCTACATTGTGGAGCAGAGGATGAAG ACCAAAGGTGAGAAGGTGCGGACTACAGAGACTCAAGTGTTTGTGGCCACACCACAGAAGAACTTTCTCCAAGAACGGTTGAAACTTATTACAGAGCTTTGGGATGCTGGAATCAAG GCAGAGATGCTATACAAGAACAACCCCAAACTATTAACCCAGCTGCACTATTGTGAGAGCACAGGCATTCCACTGGTGGTCATTATTGGTGAGCAAGAACTGAAAGAAGGGATCATCAAGATCCGTTCGGTGGCCAGCAGAGAGGAG GTGGCCATTAAACGGGAAAATCTTGTGGCTGAAATTCAGAAGCGACTGTCTGAGTCTTGA
- the HARS2 gene encoding histidine--tRNA ligase, mitochondrial isoform X7, which yields MPLLGLLPRRAWAALLSQLLRPPCASCTGAVRCQSQGEESLQVAEAVLTSQLKAHQEKPNFIIKIPKGTRDLSPQHMVVREKILDLVISCFKRHGAKGMDTPAFELKETLTEKYGEDSGLMYDLKDQGGELLSLRYDLTVPFARYLAMSKVKKMKRYHVGKVWRRESPSIVQGRYREFCQCDFDIAGQFDPMIPDAECLKIMCEILSGLQLGDFLIKVNDRRIVDGMFAACGVPESKFRAICSSIDKLDKMAWKDVRHEMVAKKGLAPEVADRIGDYVQCHGGVSLVEQMFQDPRLSQNKQALEGLEDLKLLFEYLNLFGIAEKISFDLSLARGLDYYTGVIYEAVLLQTPTQAGEEPLNVGSVAAGGRYDGLVGMFDPKGHKVPCVGLSIGVERIFYIVEQRMKTKGEKVRTTETQVFVATPQKNFLQERLKLITELWDAGIKAEMLYKNNPKLLTQLHYCESTGIPLVVIIGEQELKEGIIKIRSVASREEVAIKRENLVAEIQKRLSES from the exons ATGCCCCTGCTCGGACTTCTTCCCAGGAGGGCCTGGGCTGCGCTGCTCAGCCAGCTCCTGCGACCGCCCTGCGCTTCTTGCACCGGGGCGGTCCGTTGCCAAAGCCAG GGTGAAGAGTCTTTGCAG GTTGCAGAGGCAGTGTTAACATCCCAACTGAAAGCACATCAAGAGAAACCAAATTTTATTATCAAGATCCCAAAG GGTACCAGGGATCTTAGTCCTCAGCATATGGTTGTGAGGGAGAAAATTCTTGATTTGGTTATCAGCTGCTTTAAACGTCATGGAGCaaaggggatggataccccagcATTTGAGCTGAAG GAAACACTGACTGAGAAGTATGGAGAGGACTCTGGGCTCATGTATGATCTGAAGGATCAAGGTGGAGAGCTGTTGTCCCTCCGCTATGACCTTACT GTTCCCTTTGCTCGTTATTTGGCCATGAGTAAGGTGAAGAAGATGAAACGTTATCATGTTGGAAAGGTGTGGCGGCGAGAGAGCCCAAGCATAGTCCAAGGCCGCTACAGGGAGTTCTGCCAGTGT GATTTTGACATTGCTGGTCAGTTTGACCCTATGATCCCTGATGCAGAGTGTTTGAAGATCATGTGTGAAATCCTAAGTGGATTGCAGTTGGGAGACTTTCTCATTAAG GTAAATGACCGGCGGATTGTGGATGGGATGTTTGCTGCCTGTGGTGTTCCTGAAAGCAAGTTCCGTGCCATCTGCTCCTCCATAGATAAACTAGACAAG ATGGCTTGGAAAGATGTGAGACATGAGATGGTGGCGAAGAAAGGCCTGGCTCCTGAGGTGGCTGATCGAATTGGGGATTATGTCCAATGTCATG GTGGGGTATCCCTGGTAGAGCAAATGTTTCAGGATCCCAGACTATCCCAGAACAAGCAGGCCCTGGAGGGCCTGGAAGACCTGAAGCTGCTATTTGAATACCTGAATTTATTTGGAATTGCTGAGAAG ATCTCATTTGACCTCAGCCTGGCTCGGGGCCTAGACTACTATACAGGAGTGATCTATGAAGCAGTGCTGCTGCAGACCCCAACTCAGGCTGGGGAGGAGCCCCTGAATGTAGGCAGTGTGGCTGCTGGTGGGCGCTATGACGGGCTGGTGGGCATGTTTGACCCCAAGGGCCACAAGGTGCCATGTGTGGGACTCAGCATTGGGGTTGAACGCATCTTCTACATTGTGGAGCAGAGGATGAAG ACCAAAGGTGAGAAGGTGCGGACTACAGAGACTCAAGTGTTTGTGGCCACACCACAGAAGAACTTTCTCCAAGAACGGTTGAAACTTATTACAGAGCTTTGGGATGCTGGAATCAAG GCAGAGATGCTATACAAGAACAACCCCAAACTATTAACCCAGCTGCACTATTGTGAGAGCACAGGCATTCCACTGGTGGTCATTATTGGTGAGCAAGAACTGAAAGAAGGGATCATCAAGATCCGTTCGGTGGCCAGCAGAGAGGAG GTGGCCATTAAACGGGAAAATCTTGTGGCTGAAATTCAGAAGCGACTGTCTGAGTCTTGA